Proteins encoded within one genomic window of Streptomyces sp. NBC_01314:
- a CDS encoding LacI family DNA-binding transcriptional regulator, protein MAQATGPSRSQPATLGDVARLAGVSIATASKALNGRSQVRAETRQRVVEAAERLSFRPNQVARGLLAGRTGTVGLLTSDLEGRFGIPILMGAEDAFGAGEVAVFLCDARGDAIREQHHLRALLGRRVDGLIVVGSRTDPRPSLGRELPVPVVYAYAPSDDPEDFSVVPDSVGAGRIAVDHLLACGRTRIAHITGDPGYHAAQDRAAGARAALADAGLALIGEPRFGAWSEGWGRAATVMLLDRHPDIDAVLCGSDQIARGVMDVLRERGHRVPEDIAVMGFDNWQIMTAGSRPPLTSVDMNLEQVGRVAAHALFAAIAGTPSTGIDTLPCKVVIRGSTAPLS, encoded by the coding sequence ATGGCACAGGCCACCGGCCCCTCTCGTTCGCAGCCCGCCACGCTCGGCGACGTCGCACGGTTGGCGGGCGTGTCGATCGCCACGGCCTCCAAGGCCCTCAACGGCCGCAGCCAGGTCCGGGCGGAGACCAGGCAGCGGGTCGTCGAGGCCGCCGAGCGGCTGTCGTTCCGCCCCAACCAGGTGGCCCGCGGCCTGCTCGCCGGGCGCACCGGCACCGTCGGCCTGCTCACCAGCGACCTGGAGGGCAGATTCGGCATACCGATCCTGATGGGCGCCGAGGACGCCTTCGGCGCGGGCGAGGTCGCGGTCTTCCTGTGCGACGCGCGCGGCGACGCGATCCGCGAACAACACCATCTGCGCGCCCTGCTGGGCCGGCGCGTCGACGGCCTCATCGTGGTCGGCAGCCGCACCGACCCCCGGCCCTCCCTGGGCCGCGAACTGCCCGTCCCGGTCGTCTACGCCTACGCCCCCTCCGACGACCCGGAGGACTTCTCCGTCGTCCCGGACAGCGTCGGCGCCGGCCGGATCGCCGTGGACCATCTCCTCGCCTGCGGCCGCACCCGGATCGCCCACATCACCGGCGACCCCGGCTACCACGCCGCGCAGGACCGGGCCGCGGGGGCGCGGGCCGCGCTCGCCGACGCCGGCCTCGCCCTGATCGGCGAACCACGGTTCGGGGCCTGGTCGGAGGGCTGGGGGCGGGCCGCCACCGTGATGCTCCTCGACCGCCACCCCGACATCGACGCCGTCCTCTGTGGCAGCGACCAGATCGCCCGGGGCGTCATGGACGTCCTCCGCGAGCGCGGCCACCGCGTCCCCGAGGACATCGCCGTCATGGGCTTCGACAACTGGCAGATCATGACCGCCGGTTCCCGACCACCCCTGACCAGCGTCGACATGAACCTCGAACAGGTCGGCCGAGTGGCCGCCCACGCCCTCTTCGCAGCGATCGCCGGCACCCCGTCCACCGGGATCGACACCCTCCCCTGCAAGGTGGTGATCAGGGGCTCGACGGCACCACTGTCCTGA
- a CDS encoding HGxxPAAW family protein, whose protein sequence is MSLHDDGHTVAGWTGTAIGTLGSAALGLAVCGWTPGFALGITISVLALLVTWALHLAGWGKPPGPRPRDQWSPRVRDRSARGGHVDCLGCRLAGRRRAPSPLPAVPGPAVGPEGTGTAATATVPAGDSFS, encoded by the coding sequence GTGAGTCTTCACGACGACGGCCACACCGTCGCCGGCTGGACCGGCACCGCCATCGGCACCCTGGGGTCGGCCGCGCTCGGTCTGGCCGTCTGCGGCTGGACCCCGGGGTTCGCCCTGGGCATCACCATCTCGGTGCTGGCCCTCCTGGTCACCTGGGCCCTGCACCTCGCCGGCTGGGGCAAGCCGCCGGGCCCGCGCCCCAGGGACCAGTGGAGCCCCCGGGTACGCGACCGTTCCGCCCGCGGCGGCCATGTCGACTGCCTCGGCTGCCGCCTGGCCGGCCGCCGCCGCGCCCCGTCCCCACTCCCGGCCGTACCCGGGCCCGCCGTCGGCCCCGAGGGCACCGGCACCGCCGCGACCGCCACGGTCCCGGCGGGCGACTCGTTCTCCTGA
- a CDS encoding MarR family winged helix-turn-helix transcriptional regulator, producing MEAERRPTVPDAISAMDGLIATMIVGQQEFARNLGLSVTDLVCFAYVMEAGDSPVTAGDLAVRAHVTTGAVTGILNRLERGGFVTRQPDPADRRRVRVVAVPDVVERVVAVYGPFYARLAELFAQYSADELALLTDWFTRAGELARGYLDESR from the coding sequence ATGGAGGCCGAACGGCGCCCCACTGTCCCGGACGCGATCAGTGCCATGGACGGCCTGATCGCGACGATGATCGTCGGCCAGCAGGAGTTCGCCCGGAACCTCGGGCTGAGCGTCACGGATCTCGTCTGCTTCGCGTACGTCATGGAGGCCGGGGACTCGCCGGTCACCGCCGGTGATCTGGCCGTGCGCGCGCATGTCACCACGGGGGCGGTGACCGGCATCCTCAACCGTCTGGAGCGCGGCGGGTTCGTGACCCGGCAGCCGGACCCCGCCGATCGTCGCCGCGTCCGCGTGGTCGCGGTCCCGGACGTCGTCGAGCGGGTGGTGGCCGTCTACGGCCCGTTCTACGCCCGCCTCGCCGAACTCTTCGCCCAGTACTCGGCCGACGAACTGGCCCTGCTCACGGACTGGTTCACGCGCGCGGGGGAGCTGGCGCGCGGATATCTGGACGAGTCCCGTTAG